In Flavobacterium gelatinilyticum, a genomic segment contains:
- the purT gene encoding formate-dependent phosphoribosylglycinamide formyltransferase, whose product MKILLLGSGELGKEFAIAAQRIGQTIIAVDSYKNAPAMQVAHGFEVINMLDGEALDRIVAKHKPDFIVPEIEAIRTERFYDYEKQGITVVPSAKAANFTMNRKAIRDLAAKELGLRTAKYQYATSAEELQKAVQEVGIPCVVKPLMSSSGKGQSTIKTESDIEKAWQYAVAGSRGDVIEVIVEAFVDFHSEITLLTITQNGNPTLFCSPIGHRQERGDYQESWQPALVSEKDLYEAQDMAEKITEALGGAGLFGVEFFLTNEGVYFSELSPRPHDTGMVTLAGTQNFNEFELHLRAILSLPIFEITLEKAGASAVILASEDSTNPTFTGIEKAAALPKTDFRIFGKPTSRPYRRMGVVLSHDTLSTPINEVTERAKETAKLITVNS is encoded by the coding sequence ATGAAAATACTACTTCTAGGTTCAGGCGAATTAGGCAAAGAATTTGCCATCGCTGCACAACGAATCGGACAAACTATAATCGCAGTTGACAGTTACAAAAATGCACCAGCCATGCAGGTTGCACACGGTTTTGAAGTCATTAATATGCTAGATGGCGAAGCACTTGACCGAATCGTAGCCAAACACAAACCGGATTTTATCGTTCCCGAAATCGAAGCCATCCGCACCGAACGTTTTTACGATTACGAAAAACAAGGCATTACGGTTGTTCCTTCTGCAAAAGCCGCTAACTTTACTATGAATCGTAAAGCAATCCGCGATTTAGCAGCAAAAGAACTCGGATTACGAACTGCAAAATATCAATACGCAACATCGGCAGAAGAACTTCAAAAAGCCGTTCAGGAAGTCGGAATTCCGTGTGTTGTAAAACCATTGATGTCTTCTTCCGGAAAAGGGCAATCGACAATTAAAACCGAAAGTGATATCGAAAAAGCCTGGCAGTATGCTGTTGCAGGTTCACGTGGTGATGTTATCGAAGTAATTGTAGAAGCTTTTGTAGATTTCCATTCAGAAATTACGCTTTTAACGATTACTCAAAACGGTAATCCAACTTTATTCTGTTCACCAATTGGTCACAGACAAGAAAGAGGTGATTATCAGGAAAGCTGGCAGCCTGCTTTAGTTTCAGAAAAAGATTTGTACGAAGCTCAGGATATGGCCGAAAAAATTACTGAAGCGCTTGGAGGCGCCGGACTTTTTGGTGTTGAATTTTTCCTGACAAACGAAGGCGTTTATTTCTCTGAACTTTCGCCGCGTCCGCATGATACCGGAATGGTGACTTTGGCAGGAACACAGAACTTCAACGAATTCGAATTGCATTTAAGAGCAATTCTAAGTCTTCCAATTTTCGAAATCACTTTAGAAAAAGCCGGAGCAAGTGCTGTAATTTTAGCTTCGGAAGATTCGACAAATCCAACTTTTACCGGAATTGAAAAAGCAGCGGCTTTACCTAAAACCGATTTCAGGATTTTCGGAAAACCAACCTCAAGACCTTACCGAAGAATGGGTGTCGTTTTAAGTCACGATACACTTTCAACCCCAATCAATGAAGTAACAGAACGCGCCAAAGAAACGGCGAAATTAATAACTGTAAATTCTTAA
- a CDS encoding DUF6370 family protein yields MKNIVLAAFLFIGIAVQAQSKKKFDKPTVVEASCGECQFGMKGKSCDLAVRIDGKTYFVDGTSIHDHGDAHSDKGFCNAVRKASVTGEIVGNRFKATSFTLIDDKK; encoded by the coding sequence ATGAAAAATATAGTATTAGCAGCATTTCTTTTTATTGGAATCGCTGTACAGGCACAAAGCAAAAAGAAATTTGACAAACCAACAGTAGTTGAAGCTTCCTGCGGAGAATGTCAATTTGGAATGAAAGGCAAAAGCTGTGATTTAGCTGTCCGTATTGACGGAAAAACCTATTTTGTTGACGGAACATCCATTCACGATCATGGAGATGCACATTCAGATAAAGGTTTTTGCAACGCCGTTAGAAAAGCTTCTGTTACAGGAGAAATTGTAGGCAATAGATTCAAAGCAACTTCATTTACTTTAATTGACGATAAAAAATAA
- a CDS encoding Crp/Fnr family transcriptional regulator: MALILENIAKHVSLTPEEQALFLSKLETNTYKAKTLLLNAGEVCKHSYFVNSGILRSFNINDNIVEHVLSFACEGWWMSDMYSFFSQKPGQLFIEVLEEAEVVSLSKENQEQLYLEIPKLERFFRILIENSLVANQQRLMDNLSLPAEERFEKFTKKYGTLVHKVPQKQIASFIGVTPEFFSKMKARLLKK, translated from the coding sequence ATGGCATTAATTCTTGAAAACATTGCCAAACACGTTTCGCTGACCCCGGAAGAACAGGCGCTTTTTTTATCTAAATTAGAAACAAACACATACAAAGCCAAAACGCTTTTATTAAATGCCGGCGAAGTTTGTAAACATTCGTATTTTGTAAATTCCGGCATTTTAAGAAGTTTTAATATCAATGATAATATTGTTGAACATGTCCTTTCTTTTGCCTGCGAAGGCTGGTGGATGAGTGATATGTACAGTTTTTTTTCGCAGAAACCGGGACAGCTTTTTATTGAAGTTCTCGAAGAAGCCGAAGTGGTTTCATTATCCAAAGAAAATCAGGAACAATTGTATCTTGAAATCCCAAAACTGGAACGTTTTTTCAGGATTTTAATTGAAAATTCATTAGTAGCGAATCAACAGCGATTAATGGACAACTTAAGTTTACCAGCCGAAGAACGCTTCGAAAAATTCACTAAAAAATACGGAACATTAGTTCACAAAGTTCCTCAAAAACAAATTGCTTCTTTTATTGGGGTAACACCTGAATTTTTCAGCAAAATGAAAGCCCGGCTTTTGAAGAAATAG
- a CDS encoding integrase core domain-containing protein — protein MRNNSQDSTLERNYLEKYRFLIKEYEQVKNKTHPLYKKAMDFYTANDTCRKSFLKYYNRYKQSGKSVDLLPQKRGPKYKTRRPLPFIEQKVVELREKGNNKYEIVSILNPKLGKYTPSYSGVYNILKRHKINRLTPKIKKNHQKIIKERMGQLGHIDCHYLSKSVIRGENKKLYLVCVIDDYSRIAWAELVPDITSLTVMFASLKCLNILSSHYEIKFEEILSDNGAEFGIKTSKVKNQHPFERMLMELGIVHRYTRPYRPQTNGKVERFWRTLEEDLLRDTDFDSQEELKEELLQYLYYYNHERPHQGIDGKKPIEMINPLPK, from the coding sequence ATGAGAAACAATAGTCAGGATTCAACATTGGAAAGAAACTATTTAGAGAAGTACCGTTTTCTAATTAAAGAATATGAACAAGTTAAAAACAAGACCCATCCCTTGTACAAGAAGGCAATGGATTTTTATACGGCCAATGATACTTGCAGAAAGAGTTTTTTAAAGTATTATAATCGATATAAACAAAGTGGAAAGTCAGTAGATTTACTGCCTCAAAAACGTGGCCCAAAATATAAAACCAGACGCCCTTTGCCGTTCATAGAACAAAAAGTGGTTGAATTACGGGAAAAGGGAAACAATAAATATGAAATTGTTAGTATCTTAAATCCCAAATTGGGAAAATACACACCCTCATATTCTGGAGTTTACAATATTTTAAAGCGGCATAAAATAAACAGATTAACTCCGAAGATCAAAAAGAATCATCAGAAAATAATCAAAGAAAGAATGGGACAGCTGGGTCATATTGATTGTCATTATTTAAGCAAAAGCGTAATTCGCGGAGAAAACAAAAAACTCTATTTAGTCTGTGTAATTGATGATTACAGCCGTATTGCCTGGGCAGAATTAGTTCCGGACATCACGAGTTTAACAGTAATGTTTGCCTCATTAAAGTGCTTGAATATCTTAAGCAGTCATTATGAAATAAAATTTGAAGAGATATTGTCTGATAATGGGGCTGAATTTGGAATCAAAACAAGCAAGGTAAAAAATCAGCATCCATTTGAAAGAATGCTCATGGAATTAGGAATAGTTCACAGGTACACAAGACCTTACCGTCCGCAGACAAATGGCAAGGTTGAACGTTTTTGGAGAACTCTCGAAGAGGATTTATTACGGGATACTGATTTTGATTCGCAAGAAGAACTGAAAGAGGAATTATTACAATATTTGTATTATTACAATCATGAAAGACCACATCAGGGAATTGATGGAAAAAAACCAATTGAAATGATAAATCCGTTACCGAAATAA
- a CDS encoding pirin family protein, which yields MENIVLHKAESRGNANHGWLNAYHSFSFASWYNPDRIQFGALRVLNDDTIAAGMGFGTHPHDNMEIITIPLEGDLAHKDSMGNTEVIKNGDIQVMSAGTGIQHSEFNPNNDQQTKLLQIWLFPNKRNVTPRYQQITLDVADRHNKLSQVLSPNQDDEGVWIHQDAWFNMGNFDSGVTAEYKIKKEGNGVYAFVLKGNVTINGQELNSRDAVGISGTDTLNIKANTDAEFLLMDIPMNY from the coding sequence ATGGAAAATATAGTATTACACAAAGCAGAATCAAGAGGAAATGCAAATCACGGATGGCTAAATGCTTATCATAGCTTTAGTTTTGCAAGCTGGTACAATCCGGACAGAATTCAGTTTGGGGCACTTCGTGTTTTGAACGATGATACGATTGCTGCCGGAATGGGATTTGGAACCCACCCTCACGATAATATGGAAATTATTACGATTCCGTTAGAAGGTGACTTGGCTCATAAAGACAGTATGGGAAATACTGAAGTGATCAAAAATGGCGATATTCAGGTAATGAGTGCCGGAACCGGAATTCAGCATAGCGAGTTTAATCCAAACAATGACCAGCAGACTAAATTGTTACAGATTTGGTTGTTCCCAAACAAAAGAAATGTTACGCCGCGTTATCAGCAGATTACTTTAGATGTTGCTGACAGACATAACAAATTATCTCAGGTTTTATCTCCAAATCAAGATGATGAAGGTGTTTGGATTCACCAGGATGCTTGGTTTAATATGGGAAATTTCGATTCTGGAGTTACTGCAGAATATAAAATTAAAAAAGAAGGAAACGGAGTTTACGCTTTCGTTTTAAAAGGAAATGTAACCATCAACGGTCAGGAATTAAATTCTCGTGACGCGGTTGGAATTTCAGGAACTGATACTTTAAACATTAAAGCAAATACAGATGCTGAATTTTTATTAATGGACATTCCGATGAATTATTAA
- a CDS encoding YceI family protein yields the protein MATTKWSIDPTHSEIGFKVKHMMFTNVSGKFGTYSAEITTDGENFENADIQFSADVASVDTANADRDGHLRSGDFFDVENHPKLTFKASSFKKINAGSYEITGDLNIKGVSKTVTFPVEYSGILTDPWGNTKVGLSIEGKINRKDWGLNWNSALETGGVLVGEEVKLNIELQFVKQA from the coding sequence ATGGCAACTACAAAATGGTCAATTGACCCAACTCACTCAGAAATTGGTTTTAAAGTAAAACACATGATGTTTACTAATGTTTCAGGTAAATTTGGAACATACAGCGCTGAAATTACTACAGACGGAGAAAATTTTGAAAATGCAGACATTCAGTTTTCTGCTGATGTTGCGTCTGTTGATACTGCAAATGCAGACAGAGACGGACATTTAAGAAGCGGGGATTTCTTTGATGTTGAAAATCACCCTAAATTAACTTTCAAAGCTTCTTCTTTCAAAAAAATCAATGCAGGAAGCTATGAAATCACTGGAGATTTAAACATTAAAGGTGTTTCTAAAACCGTAACTTTTCCGGTAGAATACAGCGGAATCCTGACTGATCCTTGGGGAAATACTAAAGTTGGTTTGAGCATAGAAGGAAAAATTAATCGTAAAGATTGGGGTTTAAACTGGAACTCTGCTCTTGAAACTGGCGGTGTGTTAGTTGGCGAAGAAGTAAAATTAAACATCGAATTACAATTCGTAAAACAAGCTTAA
- a CDS encoding helix-turn-helix domain-containing protein translates to MKKYPIYSVQNFSCNDIHRDFYVNTFAEHLKSHSFVEEPHRHDSYLMVFFTKGSGLHEVDFDQFGIKRGSLFVLQPGQMHHWNLSEDIEGFVIIFSQELYNLYFGQKKINDYNFYHSIHNRPEMVFEENEIPKILPYFDLLIQENSQNNKYQLDKLLNLLDCIHIEIARKYNETYSHQTHSYNVKINTFESLLEEYFRTEKLPSFYAEKLNITLKHLNRICNEILQKTATEVITDRVILEIKRMLMDKQLAINEVALKVGYEDYSYFSRFFKKQTGMSPTEFRNTVR, encoded by the coding sequence ATGAAAAAATATCCAATTTATAGTGTTCAGAATTTTAGCTGTAACGATATTCATCGTGATTTTTACGTCAATACTTTTGCAGAACATTTAAAAAGTCACAGTTTTGTCGAAGAACCACACCGTCACGATTCCTATTTAATGGTCTTTTTTACCAAAGGTTCAGGATTGCATGAAGTCGATTTTGACCAATTCGGTATCAAAAGAGGAAGTCTTTTCGTGCTGCAGCCCGGACAGATGCACCATTGGAATTTATCCGAAGACATCGAAGGTTTCGTCATTATCTTTTCTCAGGAATTGTACAATTTGTATTTCGGACAAAAAAAGATCAACGATTATAATTTTTATCATTCGATTCATAACCGGCCGGAAATGGTTTTTGAAGAAAATGAAATTCCAAAAATTCTTCCTTATTTTGATTTGCTGATTCAGGAAAACAGCCAGAATAATAAATATCAATTAGATAAATTACTGAATTTATTAGACTGCATTCATATAGAAATAGCGAGAAAATATAATGAAACCTATTCGCATCAAACCCATTCCTACAACGTCAAAATCAATACGTTCGAATCGCTTTTAGAAGAATATTTCAGAACTGAAAAACTACCTTCGTTCTACGCAGAAAAACTAAATATTACACTGAAACATTTAAACAGAATTTGCAACGAAATTCTTCAAAAAACAGCAACAGAAGTAATCACAGACCGAGTTATCCTGGAAATCAAAAGAATGTTGATGGATAAACAATTAGCTATAAACGAAGTCGCATTGAAAGTCGGCTACGAAGATTACTCGTACTTCTCGAGATTCTTCAAAAAACAAACCGGAATGTCACCCACAGAATTTAGGAATACTGTTAGATAG
- a CDS encoding DUF983 domain-containing protein, with amino-acid sequence MSSALTHILKNECPVCHKGKVFTDKNIFFNFSFPKMNEYCSHCHYKFQKEPGYFFGAMYVNYGLTVAQGIATYCIAQYFFETNFDLRILPIIAVVITLLTPFNLRFSRLAWIYMFKGYTS; translated from the coding sequence ATGTCAAGCGCATTAACTCATATTTTAAAAAACGAATGTCCTGTTTGTCACAAAGGAAAAGTTTTTACCGACAAAAATATTTTTTTCAATTTCAGTTTTCCAAAAATGAATGAATATTGCAGTCACTGCCATTATAAATTTCAAAAAGAACCTGGTTATTTCTTTGGAGCGATGTATGTAAACTACGGATTAACAGTAGCTCAAGGAATTGCGACATATTGTATTGCACAATATTTTTTCGAAACCAACTTCGACTTAAGAATCCTTCCAATCATTGCTGTTGTGATTACTTTACTGACTCCTTTTAATCTTAGATTTTCGAGATTAGCGTGGATTTATATGTTCAAGGGTTATACGAGCTAA
- the fabD gene encoding ACP S-malonyltransferase: MKAYVFPGQGAQFTGMGKDLYENSALAKELFEKANEILGFRITDIMFEGTAEELKETKVTQPAVFLHSVILAKTLEDFKPEMVAGHSLGEFSALVANGTLSFEDGLKLVSQRALAMQKACEITPSTMAAVLGLADNVVEEVCASIDGVVVAANYNCPGQLVISGETTAVEKACEAMKAAGAKRALILPVGGAFHSPMMEPAREELAAAIEATTFSTPICPVYQNVTANAVSDANEIKKNLIIQLTAPVKWTQSVQQMIADGATLFTEVGPGKVLAGLINKIDKEAATANA; the protein is encoded by the coding sequence ATGAAAGCATACGTATTTCCGGGTCAGGGAGCGCAGTTCACAGGAATGGGTAAAGACCTTTATGAAAATTCGGCTTTAGCCAAAGAATTATTCGAAAAAGCTAATGAAATATTAGGTTTCAGAATTACAGATATCATGTTTGAAGGCACTGCCGAAGAACTAAAAGAAACTAAAGTTACACAGCCTGCTGTATTTTTACACTCTGTTATTTTAGCAAAAACTTTAGAAGATTTCAAACCGGAAATGGTTGCAGGACACTCTTTAGGAGAATTCTCTGCTTTAGTAGCAAACGGAACTTTATCTTTTGAAGACGGACTTAAATTGGTTTCTCAACGTGCTCTGGCAATGCAAAAAGCCTGCGAAATTACTCCATCTACAATGGCGGCTGTTTTAGGTTTAGCTGATAATGTTGTAGAAGAAGTTTGTGCTTCGATCGACGGTGTTGTGGTTGCTGCAAACTATAACTGTCCAGGTCAATTGGTAATTTCCGGAGAAACTACTGCTGTTGAAAAAGCTTGCGAAGCAATGAAAGCTGCCGGAGCAAAACGTGCTTTAATTTTGCCTGTTGGAGGTGCTTTTCACTCTCCAATGATGGAGCCGGCAAGAGAAGAATTAGCAGCTGCAATTGAAGCAACTACATTCTCTACTCCTATTTGTCCAGTGTATCAAAACGTTACTGCAAATGCAGTTTCTGATGCAAACGAAATTAAAAAGAACTTAATCATTCAATTAACTGCTCCTGTAAAATGGACTCAGTCTGTTCAGCAAATGATCGCTGACGGTGCAACTTTATTTACTGAAGTTGGCCCTGGAAAAGTACTAGCTGGCTTGATTAATAAAATTGATAAAGAAGCTGCTACAGCTAATGCTTAA
- a CDS encoding DMT family transporter: protein MKKDLDYKLIFALAAVGIIWGTTFLGIRVAVETIPPWFVTSIRQGLAGIIMMIILLFKKELKWIGWENLKHQLVPSILMIVVANGFTTVAEQTVPSGLASVISAMSPILIFLGSILFKLQKPSLKGFVGVIVGFSGVVFIFKDGLGSFLDADYRIGMMFMGFAITAWAAGTIYTKIHGNKSKNIVLNLFYQFTMASCIQIVLAFIFSPAIDVNLWSTTSILAALYLSIFGSVIAFFSYNYALKHVTPVQVSILAYINTIIAVFFGWLILNEKITVDFIIATILIILGVFIINYKKKEKTAL from the coding sequence ATGAAAAAAGATTTAGATTATAAATTAATATTTGCCTTAGCGGCTGTTGGAATTATTTGGGGCACAACATTTTTAGGAATTAGAGTTGCGGTTGAAACTATTCCGCCCTGGTTTGTAACCTCAATTCGTCAGGGATTGGCGGGAATAATCATGATGATAATTTTATTGTTCAAAAAAGAATTAAAATGGATCGGCTGGGAAAATTTAAAACATCAGCTTGTTCCTTCTATTTTGATGATTGTGGTGGCAAATGGTTTTACGACCGTTGCAGAACAGACTGTGCCAAGCGGACTGGCTTCGGTAATCAGTGCTATGTCTCCTATATTAATTTTTCTGGGCAGTATTTTATTTAAATTACAAAAGCCAAGTTTAAAAGGATTTGTTGGAGTCATAGTAGGATTTTCGGGAGTGGTTTTTATATTTAAAGATGGGCTGGGATCTTTTTTAGATGCCGATTACAGAATCGGAATGATGTTTATGGGATTTGCGATTACTGCCTGGGCAGCCGGAACAATTTATACCAAAATTCATGGGAATAAATCTAAAAATATAGTTCTGAATTTATTTTACCAGTTTACAATGGCTTCGTGCATTCAGATCGTTTTGGCATTTATTTTTTCACCTGCTATCGATGTCAATTTATGGAGTACTACAAGTATTTTAGCTGCATTGTATTTGTCAATTTTTGGATCTGTAATTGCTTTTTTCAGCTATAATTATGCCTTAAAACACGTTACGCCGGTTCAGGTTTCTATTTTAGCGTATATCAATACCATAATTGCGGTATTTTTTGGCTGGCTGATTTTGAATGAAAAAATTACTGTTGATTTTATAATAGCTACAATCCTGATTATTTTAGGCGTTTTTATTATTAACTACAAAAAGAAGGAAAAGACAGCTTTGTAA
- the galE gene encoding UDP-glucose 4-epimerase GalE produces the protein MKILVTGGLGFIGSHTVVELQNVGFDVVVIDDLSNSSEEVLKGIEKITGKQPAFEKINLREKKAVEDFFKKYSDVTGVIHFAASKAVGESVENPLLYYENNISSLVYLLQGLQQKPEASFIFSSSCTVYGQAEKMPITEDAPVQAAMSPYGNTKQIGEEIINDTAKVTNISAILLRYFNPVGAHPSAEIGELPLGVPQNLVPFITQTGVGLRQELSVFGNDYPTPDGTAVRDYIHVVDLAKAHVIALQRLLNKKNLAKVETFNLGTGKGSSVLEVINSFEKVSDKKLPYKMMPRREGDITEAYANTDKANNVLGWKAELSLDEAMASAWKWEQKVRNK, from the coding sequence ATGAAAATATTAGTAACTGGAGGACTTGGATTTATAGGATCTCATACAGTAGTTGAATTACAAAACGTAGGTTTTGATGTTGTAGTAATTGATGATCTTTCTAACTCTTCTGAAGAAGTTTTAAAAGGAATTGAAAAAATTACAGGAAAACAGCCTGCTTTTGAAAAAATTAATTTAAGAGAAAAGAAAGCTGTAGAAGATTTCTTTAAAAAATACTCGGATGTTACAGGTGTTATTCATTTTGCGGCGTCAAAAGCGGTTGGAGAAAGTGTTGAAAACCCATTATTATATTACGAAAATAACATCAGCAGTTTAGTGTATCTTTTACAAGGGTTACAGCAAAAACCGGAAGCGAGCTTTATTTTTAGTTCTTCCTGCACTGTTTACGGTCAGGCCGAAAAAATGCCGATTACAGAAGATGCACCGGTTCAGGCAGCCATGTCTCCTTATGGAAACACCAAACAAATTGGCGAGGAAATTATAAACGATACGGCTAAAGTTACCAATATAAGCGCAATTTTACTGCGTTATTTTAACCCGGTTGGAGCGCATCCTTCTGCAGAAATTGGAGAATTACCATTGGGAGTTCCTCAAAATCTGGTTCCGTTTATTACCCAGACAGGAGTAGGACTGCGTCAGGAATTATCTGTTTTTGGAAATGATTATCCAACACCTGACGGAACTGCTGTTCGCGATTATATTCACGTTGTGGATCTTGCAAAAGCGCACGTAATTGCTTTGCAGCGTTTATTAAACAAGAAGAACTTAGCAAAAGTAGAGACTTTCAATTTAGGAACAGGAAAAGGAAGTTCTGTTCTTGAAGTGATTAACAGTTTCGAAAAAGTCAGCGATAAAAAACTGCCTTATAAGATGATGCCTCGCCGTGAAGGTGATATTACTGAGGCTTACGCAAATACAGATAAGGCAAATAACGTCTTAGGATGGAAGGCTGAATTAAGTCTGGATGAAGCGATGGCAAGTGCTTGGAAATGGGAACAAAAAGTGAGAAATAAATAG
- a CDS encoding DegT/DnrJ/EryC1/StrS family aminotransferase → MKKIQMVDLKSQYEKIKSTVDASIQEVLDTNTYINGPLVHQFQKNLENYLGAKHVIPCANGTDALQIAMMGLDLKPGDEVITADFTFAATVEVIALLQLTPVLVDVDLHNMNIDIEAVKKAITPKTKAIVPVHLFGRAANMDAIMEIAAEHNLYVIEDNAQAIGADYISKSGAKTKVGVIGHVAATSFFPSKNLGCYGDGGAIFTNDDKLAHIIRGIVNHGMYERYHHDVVGVNSRLDSIQAGVLNAKLPLLDEYNQARRLAATKYNAAFAGNAKIITPEFDANENDHVFHQYVLRIIDADRNALMQHLLDKGIPCAIYYPIPLHSQKAYLDPRYKEEQFPVTNQLVQEVIALPMHTELDDEQIKFITDSVIEFLK, encoded by the coding sequence ATGAAAAAAATTCAAATGGTTGACTTAAAAAGTCAATATGAAAAAATAAAATCTACTGTAGATGCTTCAATTCAGGAAGTTTTAGATACCAATACTTACATTAACGGACCTTTAGTTCATCAGTTTCAAAAAAATCTTGAAAATTATTTAGGTGCAAAACACGTTATTCCTTGTGCAAACGGAACAGATGCTTTGCAGATTGCTATGATGGGACTGGACCTGAAACCTGGCGATGAGGTTATTACTGCCGATTTTACTTTTGCAGCTACAGTTGAGGTTATCGCTTTACTGCAGCTGACTCCGGTTTTAGTTGATGTTGATCTTCACAACATGAATATCGATATTGAGGCTGTTAAAAAAGCAATTACGCCAAAAACAAAAGCAATCGTTCCGGTTCATTTATTTGGACGCGCTGCCAATATGGACGCGATTATGGAAATTGCAGCAGAACATAATTTATATGTAATCGAAGACAATGCTCAGGCAATTGGTGCTGATTATATTTCGAAATCCGGAGCAAAAACAAAAGTTGGAGTTATCGGGCATGTTGCGGCAACGTCGTTTTTCCCTTCTAAAAATTTAGGTTGCTACGGAGACGGAGGAGCTATTTTTACAAATGATGATAAATTGGCGCACATCATCCGCGGTATTGTAAATCACGGAATGTATGAGCGTTACCACCACGATGTTGTGGGTGTTAATTCACGTTTAGACAGTATTCAGGCAGGTGTTTTAAATGCAAAATTGCCTTTACTGGATGAATATAATCAGGCACGTCGTCTGGCTGCAACAAAATACAATGCTGCTTTTGCCGGAAACGCAAAAATTATTACTCCGGAATTTGATGCAAATGAAAACGATCACGTTTTTCATCAGTATGTATTAAGAATTATCGATGCAGATCGTAATGCTTTGATGCAGCATTTATTAGATAAAGGAATTCCGTGTGCAATTTATTACCCAATTCCGCTTCACTCTCAAAAAGCATATTTAGATCCTCGTTATAAAGAAGAGCAGTTTCCTGTTACTAATCAATTAGTTCAGGAAGTAATTGCTTTACCAATGCATACAGAACTTGATGACGAACAGATCAAATTTATAACTGACAGCGTTATCGAATTTTTAAAATAA